One Vallitalea pronyensis genomic region harbors:
- the rimP gene encoding ribosome maturation factor RimP codes for MSFREHVETLVEEILVPILDSNTFELVDVEYVKEGSNWYLRIFIDKDGGITIDDCELVSRAFDSAFEDKDPIKEPYILEVSSPGLDRPLKKDKDFARSLGEKVEVKLYKSINKQKEFIGILKSYDDDHIILEMENGEDMSFLRTDIAIIRLAILF; via the coding sequence ATGTCATTCAGAGAACATGTGGAAACATTAGTAGAAGAAATTCTAGTGCCCATTCTCGATAGTAACACATTTGAATTAGTTGATGTGGAATATGTAAAAGAAGGATCTAACTGGTATCTTCGAATCTTTATTGATAAAGATGGCGGCATTACCATTGATGATTGTGAACTTGTAAGTCGTGCTTTTGATAGTGCGTTTGAAGATAAAGACCCTATTAAAGAGCCTTATATCTTAGAAGTTAGCTCACCAGGTCTTGATCGGCCACTCAAAAAAGACAAAGATTTTGCAAGAAGTCTAGGGGAAAAAGTAGAGGTTAAATTATACAAATCTATCAATAAACAAAAAGAATTTATTGGTATATTAAAGAGCTATGATGATGATCACATTATCTTAGAAATGGAAAATGGCGAAGATATGTCATTTTTACGTACTGATATTGCCATTATACGATTAGCCATACTATTTTAA
- a CDS encoding L7Ae/L30e/S12e/Gadd45 family ribosomal protein, whose translation MHNKVYSLLGLCQRASRLVSGEFMTEKAVKDKSVQLVVVANDASGNTKKLFNNICNTHNVPLLSFGTKDELGRAIGKEIRASIGVMDEGFAKAIQKAYQYNK comes from the coding sequence ATGCATAATAAAGTCTACTCTCTTTTAGGATTATGTCAGCGAGCATCAAGGTTGGTTTCAGGTGAATTTATGACCGAAAAAGCTGTAAAAGATAAATCAGTACAACTGGTTGTTGTAGCCAATGATGCTTCAGGCAACACAAAGAAATTATTCAATAACATCTGTAATACCCATAACGTTCCATTATTATCATTTGGAACAAAGGATGAACTGGGTCGAGCAATAGGCAAAGAAATTCGTGCATCCATTGGTGTTATGGACGAAGGTTTTGCTAAGGCTATACAAAAAGCATATCAATATAATAAGTAG
- the infB gene encoding translation initiation factor IF-2, whose product MSKIRVYEIAKELGLSNKELLATLKEFDIKVKNHMSSLTDEEAKLITEYYAPEDTKEEVDNAQEVAAEVESDEETVLIPEMVTVKTLAEKLNKQTSDVVKSLMLKGIMATANQEIDFDTASEIALEYNVLLEKEPEQDLVEAFFAEEPDDEKDLVTRSPIVVVMGHVDHGKTSLLDAIRESNVTSREAGGITQHIGASVVTINDHDITFLDTPGHEAFTAMRLRGAMATDIAILVVAADDGVMPQTIEAINHAKAAGVQIIVAVNKIDKPGANQDRVKQELVEYGLIAEDWGGDTICVPVSAIEKTNLDQLLEMILLVSEMEELKANPNKKASGTIVEAQLDKGRGPVATVLIQNGTLKVGDSIIAGTAYGRIRAMIDDKGRRVKQAGPSTPVEILGLSEVPVAGDAFFTAKNEREARHVADKVIEKNREKLIQNTPQKVTLDDLFNQIQSGNMKELNIIVKADVQGSVEAVKQSLVKLSNEDVMIKVIHGGVGAINETDVILASASNAIIIGFNVRPETSAKAVADAEKIDLRLYRIIYNAIEDIEAAMKGMLDPEYKEKVIGHAEVRQTFKVSGVGTIAGSYVLDGKFTRNAKVRLVRDGIVIYEGELDSLKRFKDDVKEVNTGYECGIMLNKFNDLKEGDVVEAYIMEEIPR is encoded by the coding sequence ATGTCAAAGATTCGCGTATATGAAATTGCTAAAGAACTAGGTTTAAGCAATAAAGAGTTGCTTGCCACGTTGAAAGAATTTGATATTAAAGTAAAAAATCATATGAGTTCATTGACAGATGAGGAAGCTAAACTCATAACAGAGTATTATGCTCCTGAAGACACAAAAGAAGAAGTTGACAATGCCCAAGAAGTAGCAGCAGAAGTGGAAAGTGATGAAGAAACAGTTTTAATTCCAGAGATGGTAACTGTAAAAACATTGGCTGAGAAGCTTAACAAGCAGACATCCGATGTGGTAAAAAGCCTGATGTTAAAAGGCATTATGGCTACAGCTAATCAAGAAATTGATTTTGATACAGCAAGTGAAATCGCGTTAGAATATAATGTTTTATTAGAAAAAGAACCTGAGCAAGATTTGGTAGAAGCTTTTTTTGCTGAGGAGCCTGATGATGAAAAAGATTTGGTAACACGTTCGCCAATCGTTGTGGTAATGGGTCATGTTGACCATGGTAAAACATCCTTATTGGATGCTATTCGTGAAAGTAATGTGACGTCAAGAGAAGCTGGTGGTATCACTCAGCATATAGGTGCATCTGTTGTAACCATTAATGACCATGATATTACATTTTTAGATACACCTGGTCATGAAGCTTTTACAGCAATGCGTCTTAGAGGTGCTATGGCAACAGATATAGCAATCTTAGTTGTAGCAGCAGACGACGGTGTGATGCCTCAGACCATTGAAGCCATCAACCATGCTAAAGCAGCAGGTGTTCAGATTATTGTTGCCGTTAATAAAATTGATAAACCAGGTGCTAATCAGGACCGTGTGAAACAAGAACTTGTAGAATATGGATTGATAGCAGAAGATTGGGGTGGAGATACTATCTGTGTACCGGTATCTGCCATTGAAAAGACCAATCTTGACCAATTACTTGAAATGATTTTATTAGTTTCAGAAATGGAAGAATTAAAAGCAAACCCAAATAAAAAAGCTAGTGGTACCATTGTTGAGGCTCAACTTGACAAAGGAAGAGGACCTGTTGCAACGGTTCTGATTCAAAATGGTACATTAAAAGTTGGTGATTCCATTATAGCAGGTACAGCTTATGGTCGTATCAGAGCCATGATTGATGATAAGGGTAGACGAGTAAAACAAGCGGGACCATCAACACCAGTAGAGATTCTTGGTCTATCGGAAGTACCGGTAGCAGGAGATGCTTTCTTCACGGCTAAAAATGAAAGAGAAGCAAGGCATGTAGCAGATAAAGTGATTGAAAAGAATCGTGAAAAATTGATCCAAAATACACCACAAAAGGTAACACTGGATGACCTTTTCAATCAGATTCAATCTGGAAACATGAAAGAGCTCAATATTATCGTTAAGGCAGATGTTCAAGGTTCTGTTGAAGCAGTTAAGCAAAGTCTCGTTAAACTCTCTAATGAAGACGTGATGATTAAAGTGATTCATGGTGGTGTGGGTGCCATTAATGAGACTGACGTTATATTAGCATCTGCTTCTAACGCCATCATTATTGGATTCAATGTAAGACCTGAAACCAGTGCCAAGGCCGTAGCTGATGCTGAGAAAATTGATTTACGTTTATACCGTATTATCTATAATGCTATTGAAGATATTGAAGCTGCAATGAAAGGTATGCTTGACCCAGAATATAAAGAAAAAGTAATCGGTCATGCAGAAGTAAGACAGACGTTTAAAGTGTCAGGTGTTGGAACCATTGCTGGATCTTATGTATTAGATGGTAAATTCACACGTAATGCAAAAGTTCGATTGGTTCGAGATGGTATTGTTATCTATGAAGGTGAACTGGATTCTCTTAAGCGTTTCAAAGATGATGTAAAAGAAGTGAATACAGGTTATGAATGCGGTATTATGCTTAATAAATTCAACGACTTAAAAGAAGGCGATGTAGTAGAAGCTTACATCATGGAAGAAATACCTCGATAA
- the rbfA gene encoding 30S ribosome-binding factor RbfA has product MKKRSSRIIKINEEIKKEVSKIISRELKDPRINQMTTVVGVDATPDLKFCKVFISVLGDEQSQKDTLEGLKRSSGYIRNELAKRINLRNTPEITFTGDQSIEYGMHMSKLIDEVNKKGDVE; this is encoded by the coding sequence ATGAAAAAAAGAAGTAGTCGTATTATTAAAATTAATGAAGAGATAAAAAAAGAAGTAAGTAAAATCATAAGTAGAGAGCTGAAAGACCCTCGTATTAATCAGATGACGACAGTTGTAGGTGTTGATGCTACACCAGATTTGAAATTTTGTAAAGTATTTATCAGTGTCTTAGGTGATGAACAATCTCAGAAAGACACCTTAGAAGGTCTGAAGCGATCCTCAGGATATATTCGTAATGAATTAGCTAAGCGCATTAATCTTCGTAATACACCAGAAATCACATTTACTGGCGATCAATCCATTGAATATGGTATGCATATGTCAAAGTTAATTGATGAAGTCAATAAAAAAGGTGACGTGGAATGA
- the rpsO gene encoding 30S ribosomal protein S15, translating to MEKTKQEIIAEYGRNATDTGSPEVQIALLTARINHLTEHLKMHKKDHHSRRGLLMMVGQRRGLLQYLKKKDIEGYRNLIKRLGLRR from the coding sequence ATGGAAAAAACTAAGCAAGAAATAATTGCTGAATACGGAAGAAATGCAACAGACACAGGTTCTCCTGAAGTACAGATTGCATTACTAACAGCAAGAATCAATCATTTAACAGAGCATTTAAAAATGCACAAGAAAGATCACCATTCAAGAAGAGGACTACTAATGATGGTTGGTCAAAGAAGAGGTTTATTACAATATCTTAAGAAAAAAGATATTGAAGGTTATCGTAACCTAATTAAACGATTAGGATTAAGAAGATAA
- the truB gene encoding tRNA pseudouridine(55) synthase TruB — protein sequence MNGIINIYKEKGYTSFDVVAILRRKLGIKKVGHTGTLDPEAEGVLPICIGKATKVADYITDTKKVYRATMTLGVTTDTQDHTGKVLSQKNVTVSKDAIEKAIASFVGEYEQIPPMYSALKVNGKRLYTLARQGKTIERKARKVMIYDIVVHEVEGIHVDMSIACSKGTYIRTLCADIGDKLQCGAHMSKLVRTKSSLFSIEASHTLDEIDTYIQEERLDEIMLPISQVFNYDKRIIDTRYDKLLYNGNKLSQACVMHNEQITENKRYSVYDEREKFIGIYQTVIIDGQMLLKPIKIFL from the coding sequence ATGAATGGAATTATCAATATATACAAAGAAAAGGGTTATACATCCTTTGATGTGGTTGCTATTCTCAGAAGAAAATTAGGCATAAAAAAGGTTGGACATACAGGTACACTGGACCCAGAAGCAGAGGGGGTGCTGCCTATCTGTATTGGAAAAGCAACCAAGGTAGCGGATTATATTACAGATACCAAGAAAGTATACCGTGCTACCATGACGTTAGGTGTGACCACAGATACCCAAGATCATACGGGTAAAGTACTAAGCCAGAAGAATGTGACGGTGTCAAAAGATGCTATAGAAAAAGCCATCGCATCTTTTGTAGGAGAATATGAACAGATTCCTCCCATGTATTCTGCTCTAAAAGTTAATGGCAAACGCTTATACACGTTAGCCAGACAGGGTAAAACCATTGAGAGAAAAGCACGAAAAGTCATGATCTATGATATCGTTGTTCATGAGGTAGAAGGCATCCACGTTGATATGTCCATTGCATGTTCTAAGGGGACTTATATTCGAACCCTTTGTGCAGATATAGGTGACAAACTACAATGCGGTGCTCATATGAGTAAGTTGGTTCGAACAAAATCCAGCCTGTTTAGTATAGAAGCAAGTCATACATTGGATGAGATAGATACTTACATTCAAGAAGAACGATTAGATGAGATAATGCTGCCCATAAGTCAAGTCTTTAATTATGACAAGCGCATTATAGATACTAGGTACGATAAATTATTATATAATGGCAACAAACTAAGTCAAGCATGTGTTATGCATAATGAGCAGATAACAGAAAATAAACGTTACAGCGTTTATGATGAAAGAGAAAAGTTTATAGGGATTTATCAGACGGTCATCATAGATGGTCAGATGCTATTGAAACCTATAAAGATTTTTCTTTAG
- a CDS encoding bifunctional riboflavin kinase/FAD synthetase, which yields MEHITGTKDITSPPSVVVLGNFDGIHIGHRKLIDKALDISKTLDLKVLVFTFDPHPSFVLANKEPVDLIYLSKEKAKLLDDVDYFVEYPYDLDTSRMTPEIFIEEVVCKGLQAKAIVVGEDYRFGYKRKGDIELLKALASKNGYQLITIKKIAYNHRIVSSTWIRHEIKKGHMEKANLLLGSNFSISGQITLGRQNGRKLGFPTANIKPNKNKLLPPNGVYLSKIYVNNIQYNSITNIGINPTLDGNETVVETHILDFNQDIYGQDVTVELLKFVRDEKKFESLHALKKEIAENIAYRRAYMEENHEL from the coding sequence ATGGAACATATAACAGGAACAAAAGATATTACATCACCTCCTTCAGTAGTAGTCCTAGGAAATTTCGACGGGATACATATTGGACATAGAAAACTAATTGATAAAGCCTTGGACATATCAAAAACATTGGATTTAAAAGTTCTTGTATTTACATTTGACCCGCATCCCAGTTTTGTACTAGCAAATAAGGAACCTGTTGATCTAATTTATTTAAGTAAGGAAAAGGCCAAGCTATTAGATGATGTGGATTATTTTGTAGAGTATCCCTATGACCTTGATACATCTAGAATGACGCCGGAGATATTTATCGAAGAGGTTGTATGTAAAGGCTTACAAGCAAAAGCTATTGTCGTTGGTGAAGATTATCGATTTGGTTATAAGCGAAAAGGTGATATTGAACTACTTAAAGCATTGGCATCAAAAAATGGTTACCAGCTTATAACCATCAAAAAAATTGCTTATAACCATCGCATTGTAAGCAGTACATGGATAAGGCATGAAATTAAAAAAGGGCATATGGAAAAAGCGAACCTTCTATTAGGCAGTAACTTCAGTATCAGTGGACAGATTACACTAGGAAGACAGAATGGAAGGAAACTGGGTTTTCCTACAGCCAATATAAAACCCAATAAAAATAAATTATTACCACCAAATGGTGTATATTTATCAAAGATTTACGTTAATAATATACAATATAACAGCATCACAAATATTGGTATCAATCCTACACTTGATGGCAATGAGACAGTGGTTGAGACGCATATACTTGACTTTAATCAAGACATATATGGACAAGACGTGACAGTTGAACTGCTTAAATTTGTTAGAGACGAAAAGAAATTTGAGTCCCTTCATGCATTAAAAAAAGAAATTGCTGAAAACATTGCTTATCGAAGAGCTTATATGGAAGAGAATCACGAACTGTGA
- the nusA gene encoding transcription termination factor NusA has product MNAEFIEALNQIEKEKGISKEILIETIEISLVTACKNNFGTAQNIKVEIDRDKGDVSVYAEKEIVEEVEDKQLTISLEDAKAIDPKLNLGDIIKIEITPKNFGRIAAQKAKQVVVQKIREAEREVIYNQYITKEKDVITGIIQRQVRDNVIINLGKIDAILSEKERVSSERYLPNERFKVYVLEVKESTKGPKVYVSRTHPELVKRLFEQEVPEVHDGIVEIKGISREAGSRTKIAVYSSNEDVDPVGSCVGHNGARVSIIVNELRGEKIDIIPWDENPVKFISAALSPSKVVKVVVNQEEKSAKVIVPDYQLSLAIGKEGQNARLAAKLTGYRIDIKSETQAKQTNFITEEEELGAILSRNAMEEDEEDVRDLF; this is encoded by the coding sequence ATGAATGCTGAATTCATTGAAGCATTAAATCAGATTGAAAAAGAGAAGGGGATTAGCAAAGAGATTTTAATTGAGACCATTGAGATTTCTTTGGTGACAGCATGTAAGAACAATTTTGGAACAGCGCAAAACATTAAAGTGGAGATTGATCGAGATAAAGGTGATGTTTCTGTCTATGCAGAAAAGGAGATTGTAGAAGAAGTTGAAGATAAACAACTCACCATATCCTTAGAAGATGCAAAGGCAATTGATCCAAAACTCAATTTAGGCGATATAATCAAAATAGAGATTACACCTAAGAACTTCGGAAGAATCGCAGCTCAAAAGGCGAAGCAAGTGGTTGTTCAAAAGATTCGAGAAGCTGAGAGAGAAGTCATCTATAACCAATATATCACCAAAGAGAAAGATGTCATTACAGGAATTATTCAACGTCAAGTGAGAGATAACGTGATTATTAATTTAGGTAAAATTGATGCGATCCTTTCTGAAAAAGAACGTGTAAGCAGTGAAAGATATTTACCAAATGAGCGCTTTAAGGTCTATGTACTGGAAGTAAAAGAAAGCACTAAAGGACCAAAAGTATATGTATCACGTACTCATCCAGAGCTTGTTAAGCGATTATTTGAGCAGGAAGTACCGGAGGTTCATGACGGTATCGTTGAAATCAAGGGTATTTCTAGAGAAGCAGGCTCAAGAACGAAAATTGCTGTGTATTCCTCTAATGAAGATGTAGACCCTGTTGGCTCATGTGTTGGTCATAATGGTGCAAGAGTGTCCATTATTGTCAATGAGTTAAGAGGTGAAAAGATTGATATTATTCCTTGGGATGAGAATCCTGTTAAGTTTATATCAGCGGCTCTTAGTCCTTCAAAAGTTGTTAAAGTTGTTGTTAATCAAGAGGAAAAGAGTGCAAAAGTCATCGTACCTGATTATCAATTGTCATTAGCTATTGGTAAAGAAGGTCAGAATGCACGTTTAGCAGCTAAACTCACAGGCTATCGTATTGATATTAAAAGTGAAACGCAAGCTAAACAAACAAACTTTATTACGGAAGAAGAAGAACTTGGTGCTATTTTATCCAGAAATGCCATGGAAGAAGATGAGGAAGATGTAAGAGATCTCTTCTAG
- the rnpM gene encoding RNase P modulator RnpM, translated as MARKVPLRKCTGCQEMKDKRQLIRVVRTKEGDMSIDRTGKKNGRGAYICPSTECLEKAIKNKGLERSFKVNIPSEVYDSLKEELGDSDA; from the coding sequence ATGGCTCGAAAAGTACCATTAAGAAAATGCACAGGCTGTCAGGAAATGAAAGACAAAAGACAGCTCATACGTGTTGTCAGAACCAAAGAAGGCGATATGTCCATTGATCGAACAGGTAAGAAAAATGGCAGAGGTGCTTATATCTGCCCATCAACTGAATGCTTAGAGAAAGCCATTAAAAATAAAGGCTTAGAGCGCTCATTTAAAGTAAATATTCCAAGTGAAGTCTATGATAGCTTAAAGGAGGAATTAGGAGACAGTGATGCATAA
- the spoIVA gene encoding stage IV sporulation protein A gives MLAEYDIYKDIRARTNGEIYMGVVGPVRTGKSTFIKRFMDLLVLPNIENVHSRERTQDELPQSAAGKTIMTTEPKFIPQDAAKVSLSDDVEFNVRMIDCVGYMVEGASGHLENEEERKVKTPWFEHDIPFTQAAEIGTKKVINDHSTIGIVVTADGSFGEIPRENYIQAEERTIDELKKLSKPYVVILNSLRPYSDDTMVTASELQEKYNVPVLPVNCDQLKKDDVVNILESVLMEFPLSVVNFNVPKWIEMLDNDHWLKASLIDSVRDIMCSVDAIRDLKKEDILAIENEYIDHVKLDRIDLSTGCAQIDVDFNDDYYYNILSDLMGTQITGEYQFMSLLKKLGKVKEEYDKVSAALNEVKAKGYGIVTPMVEELALQEPEIIKQGNNYGVKLRASAPTIHMIKCDIQTEVSPIIGTEKQSEDLLHYITSEMDTDPAKIWDTNLFGKPLHELVNDGLQSKIYRMPDESRDKLQETLQKIVNDANGGLVCIII, from the coding sequence ATGTTAGCAGAATACGATATTTATAAAGATATTCGAGCACGAACCAATGGCGAAATTTATATGGGAGTGGTTGGACCTGTACGCACTGGAAAGTCGACTTTTATCAAACGGTTTATGGATTTATTAGTATTACCTAATATAGAAAATGTACATAGCAGGGAACGTACCCAGGATGAGTTGCCTCAGAGTGCAGCAGGAAAAACCATTATGACAACAGAACCTAAGTTTATCCCTCAAGATGCAGCAAAAGTGTCCCTTTCAGATGATGTGGAATTCAATGTACGCATGATTGATTGTGTGGGCTATATGGTTGAAGGGGCTTCGGGACATCTGGAAAACGAGGAAGAGCGAAAGGTTAAAACACCATGGTTCGAGCATGATATTCCATTTACCCAAGCAGCTGAAATTGGCACTAAAAAAGTAATAAATGACCATTCTACCATTGGTATAGTAGTAACAGCAGATGGTTCATTTGGTGAAATTCCAAGAGAGAATTATATTCAAGCTGAAGAGAGAACCATTGATGAGTTGAAAAAATTATCAAAACCTTATGTGGTGATTTTAAATTCGCTAAGACCTTATTCGGATGATACCATGGTAACAGCCAGTGAGTTACAAGAAAAGTACAATGTACCTGTATTACCTGTTAACTGTGATCAGCTTAAAAAAGATGATGTTGTTAATATTTTAGAAAGTGTATTAATGGAATTCCCACTATCTGTTGTGAACTTTAATGTACCAAAATGGATTGAAATGCTTGATAATGATCATTGGTTAAAAGCGTCCCTTATTGACTCCGTGAGAGATATTATGTGTTCCGTTGATGCGATTCGTGATCTTAAAAAAGAAGATATCCTGGCCATCGAGAATGAGTACATTGATCATGTAAAACTGGATAGAATTGATTTATCCACGGGATGTGCACAGATTGATGTGGACTTCAATGACGACTATTATTATAATATTTTAAGTGATCTCATGGGTACGCAGATTACTGGTGAATATCAATTCATGTCTTTATTAAAGAAACTGGGCAAAGTGAAAGAAGAGTACGACAAAGTATCAGCAGCCCTTAATGAAGTTAAAGCAAAAGGTTATGGTATTGTTACACCTATGGTAGAGGAATTAGCTTTACAAGAACCAGAAATTATTAAACAAGGTAATAACTATGGTGTAAAATTAAGAGCAAGTGCTCCCACCATTCATATGATCAAATGTGATATTCAAACAGAGGTATCACCGATTATCGGTACTGAAAAGCAAAGTGAAGACTTACTACATTATATAACCAGTGAGATGGATACAGATCCAGCAAAGATATGGGACACCAATCTATTTGGCAAGCCCCTTCATGAACTGGTGAATGATGGGCTGCAAAGTAAGATATACCGTATGCCAGATGAGTCAAGAGATAAGCTGCAAGAAACGTTACAGAAGATTGTTAATGATGCTAATGGAGGACTTGTGTGTATTATCATTTAA
- a CDS encoding DHH family phosphoesterase, with product MKLQELVNLCENQANIIISGHINPDGDCIGACYALAAILHKKGIHAKIAMEDIPDTFNYLVEGRLYVEEDQIKRSDVFIALDCGDKERLGPHVPLFDQASITINVDHHISNNHFADYNHVVEASSTCEIIFEMLEDTSLLDKPICEALYTGIAYDTGAFKHCNTTRRTYEIAGTLIDYGVNFNEIINRLYYYKSYKSFKVLGLAIANAKMYLDNVILLTSLSLEDLKRYDCEKKDTDGVVQMLNEVMESSCAVFIVQVSQDTFKVSLRSSSGIDVCKVAQVFGGGGHTKASGCTITGTIEQVKEQIIEAITEQL from the coding sequence ATGAAACTACAAGAATTAGTGAACTTATGTGAGAATCAAGCAAATATAATTATTTCAGGTCATATTAACCCAGATGGAGATTGTATCGGTGCATGTTATGCATTAGCTGCAATTCTCCATAAAAAGGGAATTCATGCTAAGATAGCTATGGAAGACATTCCAGATACTTTTAATTACCTTGTGGAAGGTAGGCTTTATGTTGAAGAAGATCAAATCAAGCGTTCAGATGTATTCATAGCTCTTGATTGTGGTGATAAAGAGAGACTTGGACCACATGTCCCATTATTTGACCAAGCATCCATCACCATTAATGTTGATCATCATATTAGCAATAACCATTTTGCTGATTATAATCATGTGGTGGAGGCCAGTTCAACCTGTGAAATCATATTTGAAATGTTAGAAGATACATCTTTATTGGACAAGCCCATCTGTGAGGCACTCTATACAGGTATTGCCTATGATACAGGTGCGTTCAAGCATTGTAATACCACAAGACGCACTTACGAAATAGCAGGTACTTTAATCGATTATGGTGTAAATTTTAATGAGATTATTAATCGCTTGTACTACTACAAATCATATAAATCCTTTAAAGTCCTAGGTTTAGCCATAGCTAATGCAAAGATGTATTTAGACAATGTAATCCTGTTAACTTCCCTTTCCTTAGAAGATCTTAAACGTTATGATTGTGAGAAAAAAGATACTGATGGTGTTGTTCAGATGCTGAATGAGGTAATGGAAAGCAGTTGTGCTGTTTTTATTGTTCAAGTCAGTCAAGATACATTCAAAGTCAGTCTAAGGTCCAGTAGTGGAATAGATGTCTGCAAAGTAGCTCAAGTATTTGGCGGTGGTGGACATACGAAAGCGTCTGGCTGTACAATAACTGGTACAATTGAACAGGTGAAAGAACAAATAATTGAAGCCATTACAGAGCAATTATAA